In Kryptolebias marmoratus isolate JLee-2015 linkage group LG22, ASM164957v2, whole genome shotgun sequence, the sequence tttttgatcCATAACCTTAAATATAACAAAGAGAAACTGAGCTTACATTTTTTGACCCGGAGCTGTGAGGGCCAGGTGTGCTTGGCTCTGAGAAGGCTCCTTTCTCTGGTGTATCTGGTGTAGGTTTGGTAACTCGCTCCATCATCTCCTGGAAGGAGACCAGCTGCTCTTCCTCACTGCTGTCAGAGCTCTGGGTTAGATCTATTTCATACGCAATGCTTAGGCCCAGGTCAAGCTCCACGTCGATGGGATCCTCTTCATTCACCTCTGTTTTAACCCCGTCATCCACCTGCCCCTCCAGTGGTAGAGACTGGGCACGCTGAGGTGAATCTGTGCGCTCCGAGGCTGCTGTGTCCGCCTCCACAGAAGACGTTCTTACATTGGTGGAGAAGGGTAATGGTGATTGTTTAAGATGAGATTTAATGCTCTCGTCTTTAAGCTGCCTCCCTGAAGAAGGGCTGGGGCTGTTTTTGAGTCCTTTATTTTCAGAACAAAGCTGCAATTTTTCTAGTTTGACACGCTTTAAAGTCACAGTTGGCAAAGAGATGGGGGGATTATGTGCTGAAGCTGGCTCTGCATGTGTAGGTTTTGCTACTTTGGACTGACAAGAGGACGCACCCACTGGGGAAACGCAACTGGTTGCAGGGCTGGTAACTTTCTCTAAGGTAGTTGAATTAACGGTTCTCTCGTTTGTCTTGGGCTTTGCAGTCTTAGCTGTAGGGCTGACAACATAAACCAAAGGATCGGGGGTAAAAAGCAGATCTATATCGTCAGGAACCACTGGTTTTCGCACACGGCTAGTTTTAGTGCGCTCTGCTGTGCGACCACTCTGTGAACCCAGATTTGGCTTTGATATTGGTTTGGGGGTGCTgctttctacttttttttctcccacttgATTAACTCTGCTCGGGGTCTTGACTGGTAAGACAGGTGTGTGTCCAGTATGACGAGAATGACTGACTGAACCATGGCTAGGTGAATTACTGCTGTCCTTCTGAGGAGTTTTAGAGACACTTGATTTATGACTTTGATGGTTCTCCTCATGTCCGTCTTTTGCACTTTCTTCACTGGGCCTTGAAGATAAACTTAACTTCACCACATTCTGAGTAGTGGTTATATAAACTTGCTTTGCCCCCATTAATGGCGGCTTCTTTGGACAATGTTTAGGTGACAATGTGCTGTGTGACTGAGTGGGTTTGACTGCGGATAACTCGGAGCTTGTTGACTGTCCACATGCCAACGACAGATGGCCATCTGTCGTTTTGGGTGGCAAGTCCAAAACCGAATTCTTCAGCGCTGGCTGAGAGACCAGTGAAGTGCTTAATGAGTTGCAAGGAGTTGGTTTGGGTGTCTGAGTTCGGCCAGAGTTTGCATATTGAGGACACGGTTTCTTAATATGCTCATTACAGTTTTCAAACTCTCTGCGCCTCTTCTGGGATGTGCAATTCAAATCcactgctgaaaacaaaacaagaaaaagagacaTAAATAACCTTTCTTTTTAACCATAATGAGTCTTCACAAGCAGACTAGCAGTGTCTGTATTCAAAAGAAGCTgttcaaatacaaaatatttgctttagtgaaataagaataaaatctAGAAACTATTGCTTTCATAGAGCAAtgctaaatgttttagtttcagaaaaattaacaatagattactgcagtaaaacaaacttGTCTGAGccaataaaaactgatcagaGAAAACTTGCGTCAATTTTACATATCGATCGTTGTTAGATAAAAACGTCTGTGCTTTAATTAGTATAAACTAAGACAGCATTACTAAAGAATCAGTAACACTCTTAAGCCACTCaaactacaagtaaaaaaaaaaacaaacaaacaaacaaaaaactcttaAGTATCAACTATGTAATAGTTTATCAAGTTTATATATTTACGGCtctataacaacaacaacaaaaaaaacagcatagaaaacattttttgttgtaggGAACAGGAATCATCCAGTaacttatttttaatcagatttacaAACTTTGAGAATATTACCTGGAACTGAGTCTTCACTTGAAGGCATTTGTTCATATTGATGGcactacaaaaataataaaaaaaataaatagttaatagTGTTAGTTCTTTACAACATTGTCAGCCTGCAAAGGATATAATACAACaaacttttctgaaaaaaaaagtgaagtcaCTTATTGAATTAGATAAATAATTAGTCTCATCTAGGATTTGTCATCATGTGGATATCTGGCATTAATCAGTATCAGATTTCTAGATCACCACTAatgtttcaaacagattttagataatcaaataaaaatctgactgCAAATATTCTATTCTATTATCATaattttgcaaaacatttaaagtaactTCCAGTGATGTCTGAATACTGATTACATCCCATTTGATGGCAACAGCCCTCCGGCTCAAACAACACAGTCGAGGCCAAGGTATTCAAACAACTTCAAACTCCCCTGATACAGATCTCATGGGATTTGATCTGcggaaagaaaaccaaatccGCAGAGACCCTGTCACAAAGCGCACAGGACTTGTTTGTGTATGCAATAATAAACAACCTGGAACACCTCAAGATTTTCTTTGTCCATACTCTGaatgttcagatttgttttggaGGCAAAAAGGGGAACTGCTCAATTTTAGAAGGGTGGTCCTGAAGTCATAGATGATGGTTGTATGTTGGTGACATTCTGGATCAGACACGTCCCTCTCCTTACTGAAAACAGCTAGCACAATTAGTTTTGCCAGTGGACTGAGTACTTGAAAAATTCTAGTGGCCCCTAGTAGGTATCAAACTTCCTACTTGAGATCACTGAGCATTGCAGAGTAAATGCTTAAAGCCACAATTCAGCATCACTTGGCTGCTAATCGTCAGACACATCAACGAGGAAAGCTTAGACTTCCccagtgacaaaataaaagagaaagagagagcaaAAAACAATACCGTAAAATGTTCTTGTCTTTGTGCTTTATCATTGTTGCTTCCTGAGACGGAGGGAGTGACCTTAAATTCAGTCTCTTGATCACTCCTGGAGTGGGAGGGTGTGGTGTGGTTGCTGAAACTCTTCGCAGATTCAGTGGATGGAGAATTAAATACACTGGGAAATGAGGGTCTGTCAGATGAAATATTGTTACACAGACTGGCTGGAGCAAGCTGAGAGGAGCAGAAATGTCCTGGCCCAGATGGCACAGTGCCCTGCTGTGGACCCGATCTTTCCTTCGGTCTAGGCAAGGGCGTATATGCTGAGGTGCAAATGTTAGCTGGGCTACTTGGAACAGGCCCAGGAGGTTGAGCTAAATGCTTTGGACCCAGACTAGCTTTTGGAAAATGACTCACAGGAGGATCAGTGTTAGCTGGGCTGTTCAGAACAAAGACTGATGAATTTGCGGGTCCTGTCGGATAAGGAAGATGCCAATGTGAGCTAAATCCATCCTTGCACTGCTCAGGTGTCTGAAGGGGCAAAACTCTCCTGGGAGGAGGATGGGAAAGCAGGATAGGGACTTGAGAGGGCTTCATTGGAGTCTCCTGGGGAAAAGTGCAATGCCGTCGGGAGTTCTGTTGGACTTCAGGGCCCATCACTACAAAATAGAAGAAACAACATGTAAGCATTCACattattttagcagaaacacCACTTGGAATAAGATTTAGCAGTAGTGGCAAACATACTAACCAGTATTTCTAGCTATGTTTTGAATTCAGTATTTTTGTAGTTAGACACTTTTGGTTTAGATCCTGAAAACAGTTATATAAAATACTTTGATTTGCAAAAATTGTATACAGTgagtgggttttatttttagcacagATCTGTTcatatttgaaattaaaaatcataCTTTCAGTaacaacatttaacatttaaaaattggcAATTATGTCGCACCCAGTGAAAAGTAAACATGGTGTTGATTCAAGTAGATTATTATTAATGGAAATGAATCCTCACAGAGCTGTCCTTTTGACTCACCTTTAGTGCTCCTCGGAGAGAAGTATTCTCCAAGTGTTCTGAGGaaagtcagagaaaaacaagtaatCATGAACGTCTGGTTTGCTCCTCAATCTAAGattgttagtttgttttgtttgtttgtttgttaaagaaaaacaaactatggTTCCCGCATATCAAACTGAACACAACCGAGAAAAGGGAGACACGGACGCCTGCTCGGTACCGAAGACTACAAATCACAGAAAGCTACGTGAAATGATGACACACGactcgagcagcagcagcaaatatTTTGGAGAAACTATTAAGGTGTTAACACACGTGGTTTTGTCCTAGGACAATAGTAACACATACTAAACCTCTGAATGCTATGACACTTCACTTCAATCATAAACAAACGAACGCAAAGCTAGCAAACATTAGCTAGCTAATGTTAGCAAGGAAGGAGGCAAACAGGCGTGTTTGCATGAATTTAACACCACGACAGTGTTGTTATTTAGCGTTAATTGGTCACATTGTACTACATTAATTAACATTATCTGTAAGAACCTAAACTACATACTTCTACATGGCACATAGTAGTCTAACCATGGCTGGATTACTACAATAAAATAGCCAGGCGCTGTTTCAGGAAGTAATGTTTAGCTAGGCGGTTAGCAATGGGGTAACAACAAAGTTCTAGGTTTCCTTACCCTGCTTTTCCTTGACTTTCAGTcactttcttcattttcaaTGTTGTGAAATTTAATCATGACAACAAACAAGTGGAATAACAACACTCCGAGAACATTCGTTGCTAAAACCATTCATCAGAACTTCTTATCCCGCCTGTACGAGCTCCACTGTTGTGTCGAAATGCATCGTGGGACTTGAAGTCAAAACCAAGCATCTAGGCACTGACATAGAACTATATATCACAGCTCTATAAGGCACGACACTTGTTTTCATAACATGCAGTAatgtatgtttatgtttaaaaaatgcattttttgacTGATGACGTAGCGTACACGAGACGTTAACAATGTGTGGCTTCAACATGCTAAACAGTAGAAAGTAATAGCCGTAGCACTTAGCAAGATGGCGACACCAACTCTCGCCTGGCGTCGTCAGTGGCcatttcagtgtatttctatttcAGCACCTCTAGGTACAATCCTGTATGTACATTTATTCACTGAAGTTATGCACAAATAGGTGacttaataaaa encodes:
- the slf2 gene encoding SMC5-SMC6 complex localization factor protein 2 isoform X3 gives rise to the protein MKKVTESQGKAGTLGEYFSPRSTKVMGPEVQQNSRRHCTFPQETPMKPSQVPILLSHPPPRRVLPLQTPEQCKDGFSSHWHLPYPTGPANSSVFVLNSPANTDPPVSHFPKASLGPKHLAQPPGPVPSSPANICTSAYTPLPRPKERSGPQQGTVPSGPGHFCSSQLAPASLCNNISSDRPSFPSVFNSPSTESAKSFSNHTTPSHSRSDQETEFKVTPSVSGSNNDKAQRQEHFTCHQYEQMPSSEDSVPAVDLNCTSQKRRREFENCNEHIKKPCPQYANSGRTQTPKPTPCNSLSTSLVSQPALKNSVLDLPPKTTDGHLSLACGQSTSSELSAVKPTQSHSTLSPKHCPKKPPLMGAKQVYITTTQNVVKLSLSSRPSEESAKDGHEENHQSHKSSVSKTPQKDSSNSPSHGSVSHSRHTGHTPVLPVKTPSRVNQVGEKKVESSTPKPISKPNLGSQSGRTAERTKTSRVRKPVVPDDIDLLFTPDPLVYVVSPTAKTAKPKTNERTVNSTTLEKVTSPATSCVSPVGASSCQSKVAKPTHAEPASAHNPPISLPTVTLKRVKLEKLQLCSENKGLKNSPSPSSGRQLKDESIKSHLKQSPLPFSTNVRTSSVEADTAASERTDSPQRAQSLPLEGQVDDGVKTEVNEEDPIDVELDLGLSIAYEIDLTQSSDSSEEEQLVSFQEMMERVTKPTPDTPEKGAFSEPSTPGPHSSGSKNLLPSTIKSVVYKNNLDQMLKEINSNKRAKEIEAQLLTACKEDLLTLAEYEEAEENQEISSEQQEFLARYSLMSSAIREVPPGEAVFNLETFGQIFDQDTLQLRQCVVNPQGTAQKTLLWSSPAQLELHVNVGLFQTAYDNNSPCPSQVTRFLFKMMSVHNDRMVSEKLLQALCDIACSAAYQIVKNESQQFEVWVPSLADITLVLMNMGVAFVTLFPFENLQPSFTEGDVLENVFIKSESPFNRKKEVAFPEHNCCNILKYLTYCMDLCPRVYSDVELLLLLTVVGRISLETRWILHFRMEVRCLQFKIVKNIRDWDAMLPRICQALTDLTDDHHNMCLLVQLLPDNTRGRRLRRHLSMSFISKLLDGTCTYRPTEEELQLTELRPYLPRMQPSALQGLHQIDKEASVDQQAYYLCYSLLMLTNEASNFQVFPPCQKAQLIALSSELETHVKCDIRESEKCLYRSKVKDLVARIYTKWQMLLQRTRPLNGKLYDYWEPVDTFRGSQEDEEVTLNEEEEEEETTLTDENNVIMVSENEEEEKNEVMMEAEEDVKVNEGPKDIEADGAENDTSRTEEATGRRAGGSDQTVIPATPSGASEEQTDAFRRAE
- the slf2 gene encoding SMC5-SMC6 complex localization factor protein 2 isoform X2, with protein sequence MKKVTESQGKAGTLGEYFSPRSTKVMGPEVQQNSRRHCTFPQETPMKPSQVPILLSHPPPRRVLPLQTPEQCKDGFSSHWHLPYPTGPANSSVFVLNSPANTDPPVSHFPKASLGPKHLAQPPGPVPSSPANICTSAYTPLPRPKERSGPQQGTVPSGPGHFCSSQLAPASLCNNISSDRPSFPSVFNSPSTESAKSFSNHTTPSHSRSDQETEFKVTPSVSGSNNDKAQRQEHFTCHQYEQMPSSEDSVPVDLNCTSQKRRREFENCNEHIKKPCPQYANSGRTQTPKPTPCNSLSTSLVSQPALKNSVLDLPPKTTDGHLSLACGQSTSSELSAVKPTQSHSTLSPKHCPKKPPLMGAKQVYITTTQNVVKLSLSSRPSEESAKDGHEENHQSHKSSVSKTPQKDSSNSPSHGSVSHSRHTGHTPVLPVKTPSRVNQVGEKKVESSTPKPISKPNLGSQSGRTAERTKTSRVRKPVVPDDIDLLFTPDPLVYVVSPTAKTAKPKTNERTVNSTTLEKVTSPATSCVSPVGASSCQSKVAKPTHAEPASAHNPPISLPTVTLKRVKLEKLQLCSENKGLKNSPSPSSGRQLKDESIKSHLKQSPLPFSTNVRTSSVEADTAASERTDSPQRAQSLPLEGQVDDGVKTEVNEEDPIDVELDLGLSIAYEIDLTQSSDSSEEEQLVSFQEMMERVTKPTPDTPEKGAFSEPSTPGPHSSGSKNQLLPSTIKSVVYKNNLDQMLKEINSNKRAKEIEAQLLTACKEDLLTLAEYEEAEENQEISSEQQEFLARYSLMSSAIREVPPGEAVFNLETFGQIFDQDTLQLRQCVVNPQGTAQKTLLWSSPAQLELHVNVGLFQTAYDNNSPCPSQVTRFLFKMMSVHNDRMVSEKLLQALCDIACSAAYQIVKNESQQFEVWVPSLADITLVLMNMGVAFVTLFPFENLQPSFTEGDVLENVFIKSESPFNRKKEVAFPEHNCCNILKYLTYCMDLCPRVYSDVELLLLLTVVGRISLETRWILHFRMEVRCLQFKIVKNIRDWDAMLPRICQALTDLTDDHHNMCLLVQLLPDNTRGRRLRRHLSMSFISKLLDGTCTYRPTEEELQLTELRPYLPRMQPSALQGLHQIDKEASVDQQAYYLCYSLLMLTNEASNFQVFPPCQKAQLIALSSELETHVKCDIRESEKCLYRSKVKDLVARIYTKWQMLLQRTRPLNGKLYDYWEPVDTFRGSQEDEEVTLNEEEEEEETTLTDENNVIMVSENEEEEKNEVMMEAEEDVKVNEGPKDIEADGAENDTSRTEEATGRRAGGSDQTVIPATPSGASEEQTDAFRRAE
- the slf2 gene encoding SMC5-SMC6 complex localization factor protein 2 isoform X1, which translates into the protein MKKVTESQGKAGTLGEYFSPRSTKVMGPEVQQNSRRHCTFPQETPMKPSQVPILLSHPPPRRVLPLQTPEQCKDGFSSHWHLPYPTGPANSSVFVLNSPANTDPPVSHFPKASLGPKHLAQPPGPVPSSPANICTSAYTPLPRPKERSGPQQGTVPSGPGHFCSSQLAPASLCNNISSDRPSFPSVFNSPSTESAKSFSNHTTPSHSRSDQETEFKVTPSVSGSNNDKAQRQEHFTCHQYEQMPSSEDSVPAVDLNCTSQKRRREFENCNEHIKKPCPQYANSGRTQTPKPTPCNSLSTSLVSQPALKNSVLDLPPKTTDGHLSLACGQSTSSELSAVKPTQSHSTLSPKHCPKKPPLMGAKQVYITTTQNVVKLSLSSRPSEESAKDGHEENHQSHKSSVSKTPQKDSSNSPSHGSVSHSRHTGHTPVLPVKTPSRVNQVGEKKVESSTPKPISKPNLGSQSGRTAERTKTSRVRKPVVPDDIDLLFTPDPLVYVVSPTAKTAKPKTNERTVNSTTLEKVTSPATSCVSPVGASSCQSKVAKPTHAEPASAHNPPISLPTVTLKRVKLEKLQLCSENKGLKNSPSPSSGRQLKDESIKSHLKQSPLPFSTNVRTSSVEADTAASERTDSPQRAQSLPLEGQVDDGVKTEVNEEDPIDVELDLGLSIAYEIDLTQSSDSSEEEQLVSFQEMMERVTKPTPDTPEKGAFSEPSTPGPHSSGSKNQLLPSTIKSVVYKNNLDQMLKEINSNKRAKEIEAQLLTACKEDLLTLAEYEEAEENQEISSEQQEFLARYSLMSSAIREVPPGEAVFNLETFGQIFDQDTLQLRQCVVNPQGTAQKTLLWSSPAQLELHVNVGLFQTAYDNNSPCPSQVTRFLFKMMSVHNDRMVSEKLLQALCDIACSAAYQIVKNESQQFEVWVPSLADITLVLMNMGVAFVTLFPFENLQPSFTEGDVLENVFIKSESPFNRKKEVAFPEHNCCNILKYLTYCMDLCPRVYSDVELLLLLTVVGRISLETRWILHFRMEVRCLQFKIVKNIRDWDAMLPRICQALTDLTDDHHNMCLLVQLLPDNTRGRRLRRHLSMSFISKLLDGTCTYRPTEEELQLTELRPYLPRMQPSALQGLHQIDKEASVDQQAYYLCYSLLMLTNEASNFQVFPPCQKAQLIALSSELETHVKCDIRESEKCLYRSKVKDLVARIYTKWQMLLQRTRPLNGKLYDYWEPVDTFRGSQEDEEVTLNEEEEEEETTLTDENNVIMVSENEEEEKNEVMMEAEEDVKVNEGPKDIEADGAENDTSRTEEATGRRAGGSDQTVIPATPSGASEEQTDAFRRAE